Within the bacterium genome, the region TGGTAACGCCCGTATATTTATATCCGCGGATAATACTGCAGGGAACCGTGCCGGCTCCTCTCAAATCCGGCAGGAAAGAAGAATGCAGGTTAACACATCCTCGGGTAGGAATTTCTAATATTGCCTTCGGCAGTATTCCGCCGTAAGCTACAACAACTATTAATTCGGGTGCAAGCGATTTTATGTAAGATATCGCTTCATCTTTGAGTTTTTCGGGCTGATAAACGTTAATGCCAAGTTCTAAGGCGACAGTTTTTATTTCCAACGGAATAACCTTTAATCCCCTGCCTTTTTTTCTGTCAGGTTGGGTAATGACACTTAAGATATCTATGTCTTCCTTCTTTTCAGATAACAGTCTTAACGAGGGAAGGGAAAAATTATCAGAACCAAAAAATATTATTTTCATCGGCGTTTTATAAATCCTGCCTGATTGTTGTTTTTATATCTTTGTAATATCAAAAACTTTCACTTATGACATTTTAAGAAACTTTTAGGGAGATTGCAATTAAGGGTATAGTGACAGAACAGCAATTATTCTCTTGCTCCGTTAGAAGTCTGTATCACATTTACCTCTGCTAACAAGGGATTACAAGCATTTCGATTGTGCTGGGATTACTTCTAGCGGGGTTTTACCAAACCATAAACAGGGATTTCTATTTTAGGTTGAGTAAGGTTGTTGGTGTAGATAGTTATGTTTCCTTTTATGCTACCTACCGGTGCATTATCCTTTAGAGTAGCAGTTATTTCATATTCCTTGCCTTCGACCTTAGGATTTATGGCTACTGAAACAAACTGCAGAGAACTTTCTATTTTCTCTATCTTCAAAGGTTCCTTGCTTGTTGTGAATATAGTTACTTTGCACGAAGATGTTTCTTCTCGCTTTACAAACCCAAAAAAGAACATATCAGGACGCAGTTCTATATCACCTTTGATATTTCCCGTAACGGAAATTTCTATTTTGGGGTGTTTTTTATCATCAGTATATATAATCAGCTTCCCCTTGAATTCACCAATAGGAATATCAGGACTAATATTAACCTTCACCTCCCAACCTTCATAATTTTCATTTGTACTCTTATAAAAGTTGGTATAAAGATAATCAGAAGAGGACTCTATTTTAATAATTTTTAGTTCTCTATCTTCAGGTCCGATAATATAGAACTTCCTGATTGCCACAGCTTCTTTTTTAACATATCCAAAATCAATATTTTTACGTGAGACATGAAGTTCTCTCTTAATTGTTCCTTTTACTTGAAGTATGACTACTGGAGTTACCGGGTCATTACAATAAACATGTATACCATAATTTTGCTCGCCTGTTCTACCCCTAATATTAACAGTTGCTTTTATCTCGCCTTCCCCTTGAGGCGGAATGTTTTTTTCTGAAAGAAGGGTAGCATTTGCCCCACAGCATGCTTTCACCTTGGAAATTATTAAATCTTCCTTGCCTGCATTTTTGAATTTAAAAATATAGTTTAATGTATTATTCTTCGACTGTTCAATTACATCAAAATTATAAATATAAACATCAAATCTTATATCCGGTTTTTTTGTCTCTATTTTAGGAAGTGGAATTTTACCTTTGGAAATTAAAAGAGAAAAGCCGGAATAAGTATCAGTAAAATCTTTTTTGGATACCAAACGAGGTTCTTTGGGTGGGTCTATTATTCTTAGATTACCTCCTTCAAACCCATCTATTACAAGACAATGATTGTTCCGGAGATAAGCAATTATGGGTATCTTTAGCTTAGCAATGTCATCAAGACTTAGCTTCATTCCTACTGCATAGAGCCCTTTTGCTTCTGCTGCTTTAGCAAGTCCAGCCATTGTTGTGCCTTTTTTATCGTCATAGTCAGATAGTTTTTTCAGTTCATCAAGATTAGTTTCCACTCCTAATTTTTGACAGACCACTAAAAGACTATTAGGACCACAGAGAAGGTCTGATTTAACTTCGGCTTGAGCTGAAAGGAAGGAGAAAGAAATTAAAAATAACAAAAAAATTATTAAGAGAAATGATTTTATTTTCACAATATTTATATAAGAAGAACTACTATCTGGAGCCCCCCCCCTGCGTCTTTGTCGGCGGATATTAAGGACAAGGCTCTCCACCAGAGCAAGGTTCTCCACCAATC harbors:
- a CDS encoding DUF1573 domain-containing protein, with product MKIKSFLLIIFLLFLISFSFLSAQAEVKSDLLCGPNSLLVVCQKLGVETNLDELKKLSDYDDKKGTTMAGLAKAAEAKGLYAVGMKLSLDDIAKLKIPIIAYLRNNHCLVIDGFEGGNLRIIDPPKEPRLVSKKDFTDTYSGFSLLISKGKIPLPKIETKKPDIRFDVYIYNFDVIEQSKNNTLNYIFKFKNAGKEDLIISKVKACCGANATLLSEKNIPPQGEGEIKATVNIRGRTGEQNYGIHVYCNDPVTPVVILQVKGTIKRELHVSRKNIDFGYVKKEAVAIRKFYIIGPEDRELKIIKIESSSDYLYTNFYKSTNENYEGWEVKVNISPDIPIGEFKGKLIIYTDDKKHPKIEISVTGNIKGDIELRPDMFFFGFVKREETSSCKVTIFTTSKEPLKIEKIESSLQFVSVAINPKVEGKEYEITATLKDNAPVGSIKGNITIYTNNLTQPKIEIPVYGLVKPR